A single window of Labeo rohita strain BAU-BD-2019 chromosome 4, IGBB_LRoh.1.0, whole genome shotgun sequence DNA harbors:
- the LOC127164211 gene encoding gastrula zinc finger protein XlCGF8.2DB isoform X1: protein MTKFINMVFIKEENEDMKIEETFRVKHEDTEEQRKMVFNKKESEDLKNEKAFRVKHEDTEEQTDLKEECEVLNKMHKKDQNFIIGQKSFSCSQTTMNFSQKRAQKTGIRSHFTCQQCGKHFPDKATLKKHMRVHSGEKTYTCKLCGCSFNRKGSLTRHMRIHTGEKPYTCQLCGNTFTEKGNLKKHMRIHTGEKPYTCKLCGNNFPAKGTLKKHMKVHTREKPYTCQVCGNAFTEKGNLKRHMRIHTGEQPYTCPQCGKSFTHKNTFNAHMKIHTEEKLYTCKLCGNSFIEKGNLKWHMRIHISEKPYACPQCGKSFAQQTSLNRHIGIHTGEKPFTCPQCGNGFTHPSSLNRHMRIHTREKH from the exons AT GACAAAGTTTATAAACATGgtgtttattaaagaggagaatgaagacatgaagattgaagaaacattcagagtcaaacatgaagacacagaggaACAAAGAAAGATGGTGTTTAATAAAAAGGAGAGTGAAGACCTAAAGAATGAAAAAGCATTCAGagtcaaacatgaagatactgaggaacaaacag ACCTCAAAGAGGAGTGTGAAGTACTGAATAAAATGCACAAGAAAGATCAGAATTTCATAATTGgacaaaaatcatttagttGCTCACAGACTACAATGAATTTCTCGCAAAAAAGAGCTCAAAAGACTGGAATTAGAAGTCAtttcacctgccaacagtgtggaaagcaTTTCCCTGACAAAGCAACCCTTAAAAaacacatgagagttcacagtGGAGAAAAGACTTACACATGCAAACTGTGTGGATGTAGTTTCAATCGAAAAGGAAGCCTTACCAGgcacatgaggattcacactggagagaagccttataCCTGCCAACTGTGTGGAAATACTTTCACTGAAAAAGgaaaccttaaaaaacatatgagaattcacactggagagaagccttacaccTGCAAACTATGTGGGAATAATTTCCCTGCAAAAGGAACCCTTAAAAAACATATGAAAGTTCACACCAGAGAGAAGCCTTACACCTGCCAAGTGTGTGGAAATGCTTTCACTGAAAAAGGAAACCTTAAAAGGCACATGAGAATTCATACCGGTGAGCAGCCTTACAcatgccctcagtgtggaaagagttttacacataaaaacacttttaatgcCCACATGAAAATTCACACCGAAGAAAAGCTGTATACCTGCAAACTGTGTGGAAATAGCTTCATTGAAAAAGGAAACCTTAAATggcacatgagaattcacattAGCGAGAAGCCTTACGcatgccctcagtgtggaaagagttttgctCAACAAACAAGTTTAAACAGGCACATaggaattcacactggagagaagccattCACgtgccctcagtgtggaaacGGTTTCACACACCCATCGAGCTTGAACaggcacatgagaattcacactagAGAGAAGCATTAA
- the LOC127164211 gene encoding gastrula zinc finger protein XlCGF8.2DB isoform X2 — MLQRNSFSDRFDLKEECEVLNKMHKKDQNFIIGQKSFSCSQTTMNFSQKRAQKTGIRSHFTCQQCGKHFPDKATLKKHMRVHSGEKTYTCKLCGCSFNRKGSLTRHMRIHTGEKPYTCQLCGNTFTEKGNLKKHMRIHTGEKPYTCKLCGNNFPAKGTLKKHMKVHTREKPYTCQVCGNAFTEKGNLKRHMRIHTGEQPYTCPQCGKSFTHKNTFNAHMKIHTEEKLYTCKLCGNSFIEKGNLKWHMRIHISEKPYACPQCGKSFAQQTSLNRHIGIHTGEKPFTCPQCGNGFTHPSSLNRHMRIHTREKH; from the exons ATGCTCCAAAGGAATTCTTTTTCTGATAGATTTG ACCTCAAAGAGGAGTGTGAAGTACTGAATAAAATGCACAAGAAAGATCAGAATTTCATAATTGgacaaaaatcatttagttGCTCACAGACTACAATGAATTTCTCGCAAAAAAGAGCTCAAAAGACTGGAATTAGAAGTCAtttcacctgccaacagtgtggaaagcaTTTCCCTGACAAAGCAACCCTTAAAAaacacatgagagttcacagtGGAGAAAAGACTTACACATGCAAACTGTGTGGATGTAGTTTCAATCGAAAAGGAAGCCTTACCAGgcacatgaggattcacactggagagaagccttataCCTGCCAACTGTGTGGAAATACTTTCACTGAAAAAGgaaaccttaaaaaacatatgagaattcacactggagagaagccttacaccTGCAAACTATGTGGGAATAATTTCCCTGCAAAAGGAACCCTTAAAAAACATATGAAAGTTCACACCAGAGAGAAGCCTTACACCTGCCAAGTGTGTGGAAATGCTTTCACTGAAAAAGGAAACCTTAAAAGGCACATGAGAATTCATACCGGTGAGCAGCCTTACAcatgccctcagtgtggaaagagttttacacataaaaacacttttaatgcCCACATGAAAATTCACACCGAAGAAAAGCTGTATACCTGCAAACTGTGTGGAAATAGCTTCATTGAAAAAGGAAACCTTAAATggcacatgagaattcacattAGCGAGAAGCCTTACGcatgccctcagtgtggaaagagttttgctCAACAAACAAGTTTAAACAGGCACATaggaattcacactggagagaagccattCACgtgccctcagtgtggaaacGGTTTCACACACCCATCGAGCTTGAACaggcacatgagaattcacactagAGAGAAGCATTAA
- the LOC127164222 gene encoding gastrula zinc finger protein XlCGF8.2DB-like, with the protein MVFIKEESEDMKLEETFRFKHEDTEEQIDLMLLKEESEELNETEDKDQYKKHDFTEENLFSCSQTTQTLQMTAQKTGPGSHFICQQCGKSFTQKGNLKVHMRSHTGEKPYTCQQCGKSFTKKESFEIHLRIHTGEKPYTCQQCGKSYIKKGTLNIHMRIHTGEKPYTCPQCGLSFTQKGTLNRHMRIHTGEKPHTCNLCGNRFFRKGNLKHHMRIHTGEKPYTCQQCGKSFCQQGILKVHMSIHTRDTQFNCQQCGKSFTKKGNLDVHMRIHSGEKPFICSQCGKSFSQQGNLKVHMSVHNGDKPFTCQQCGNSFRCKISLNNHTRIHSREQIYMVSV; encoded by the exons ATGgtgtttattaaagaggagagtgaagacatgAAGCTGGAAGAAACATTCAGATtcaaacatgaagatactgaggaacaaatAG ACCTGATGCTGctgaaagaagaaagtgaaGAATTAAATGAAACAGAAGACAAAGATCAGTATAAGAAACATGATTTCACTGAAGAAAACTTGTTTAGTTGCTCACAAACTACACAGACTTTACAAATGACAGCTCAAAAGACAGGACCTGGAAGTCATTTCATCTGCCAACAGTGTGGTAAGAGTTTCACTCAAAAAGGAAACCTTAAAGTCCATATGAGAAGTCATACTGGAGAAAAGCCTTACACATGCCAAcaatgtggaaagagtttcactaAAAAGGAAAGCTTTGAAATCCATTTGAGAATtcatactggagagaagccttacacctgccaacagtgtggaaaaagttacattaaaaaaggaACCCTTAATattcacatgagaattcacacagGAGAGAAACCTTACACCTGCCCTCAATGTGGACTAAGTTTCACTCAAAAAGGAACCCTTAACaggcacatgagaattcacaccggagagaagccTCACACCTGCAATCTCTGTGGAAATCGTTTTTTCCGAAAAGGAAACCTTAAACACCACATGAGAATCCATACCGGAGAGAAACCTTatacctgccaacagtgtggaaagagtttctgTCAACAAGGAATCCTCAAAGTCCACATGAGTATTCACACTAGAGATACCCAATTCAACTGCCAAcaatgtggaaaaagtttcacTAAAAAGGGAAACCTGGACgtccacatgagaattcacagtGGAGAAAAACCATTCATAtgctctcagtgtggaaagagtttctcTCAACAAGGAAACCTAAAAGTCCACATGAGTGTTCACAATGGAGATAAGCCattcacctgccaacagtgtggaaataGTTTCAGATGCAAAATATCCCTTAATAACCACACAAGGATTCACTCGAGAGAACAGATTTATATGGTTTCAGTGTGA